The DNA sequence TGCATACAGAAAGTCGCTTTCGTGAGTGAGCAGAAGCCCCGCAAGGGTGTCGTCCAGATCAGCGAAGTCGCCAATGGCCTGATCGATCCGGTGCTTGCCAAGCGGGCAGGCATCAACACCATGCTGCTCGGCTCCTGGGACGAGATCGCCGGCGAAGAGTTTGCCGATTGCACCCGGCCGGAGAAGATCGCCTGGCCGCGCCGTGCTTCCGAGATCATGGGCGAGGGCGGGCATCAGCCGGGCGTTCTGACGGTCGCCTGCGAGGGCGCGCGCGCCCTGTTCCTGACCCACGCCCAGGGTGAACTGATCCAGCGCATCAACGGCTTCTTCGGCTTTTATGCCGTCGGTCAGTTGCGCATCGTCCAGAAGCCGGTGTCGCCACAGTTCAAGCACCGCGGCAAGCCCAAGCCGCTTTCGGGAGAACCGGCGCGCCGGCTGGAGACGATGGTCGAAGGCATCGAGAGCGAGGAGTTGAAGGCAGCCCTGCGGCGACTGGGCACCGCCGTTCTCAATCCGCGGCGCCGCTAAGGCACGGCGCGCAGTCGCCAAAGCGCGTCGCGCAAACGTGCGCAGCGGTCTTGCGCTAACGACATGCGGCAAATCAAAAGCTTGAAGTGCAGAGATCAGAAAGATCGCGATGCGCTTCAGCCGGGCCATCGGGCGGTCACAATTCTTTGAATTCTGTTGACGTCGCGCCACTTGCCGCCCTGCGCGCGGCAAGATATCGAATCCGCACTGCAATTCCCTCCGAACACGGGTTAAATCATGTCCGCTTCCGCAATGAACCTTACCAAACGCCTGCTCAGCGGT is a window from the Ensifer adhaerens genome containing:
- a CDS encoding DUF721 domain-containing protein: MSEQKPRKGVVQISEVANGLIDPVLAKRAGINTMLLGSWDEIAGEEFADCTRPEKIAWPRRASEIMGEGGHQPGVLTVACEGARALFLTHAQGELIQRINGFFGFYAVGQLRIVQKPVSPQFKHRGKPKPLSGEPARRLETMVEGIESEELKAALRRLGTAVLNPRRR